A single genomic interval of Myxococcota bacterium harbors:
- a CDS encoding sigma-70 family RNA polymerase sigma factor: protein MGRLEAREADALEVLYGRYSAYVMGVSLRILGTREEAEEVVQDVFWQLWKATLRYDPARGRFSTWLFSVTRNRCIDRLRATARMPRSDGDELARLVSADDQEGEAVLVERQKEVRAQLERLPREQRQAIELAFFRGLSHGEIAASTGEALGTVKSRIRRGLLRLKEGLESLPECAR from the coding sequence TTGGGGCGACTCGAGGCGCGCGAGGCGGATGCGCTCGAGGTGCTCTACGGGCGCTACTCGGCCTATGTGATGGGAGTCTCGCTTCGCATTCTCGGGACACGCGAGGAAGCGGAGGAAGTCGTGCAAGACGTGTTCTGGCAGCTGTGGAAGGCCACGCTCCGCTACGACCCCGCACGCGGGCGCTTCTCGACGTGGCTGTTCTCAGTCACTCGCAACCGCTGCATCGACCGCCTGCGAGCCACGGCGCGCATGCCGCGCAGTGACGGCGACGAGCTCGCGCGCCTGGTCTCGGCCGACGACCAGGAAGGCGAGGCCGTGCTGGTCGAGCGCCAGAAGGAGGTGCGGGCTCAGCTCGAGCGCCTGCCCCGGGAGCAGCGCCAGGCGATCGAGCTGGCGTTCTTCCGCGGTCTCTCGCACGGCGAGATCGCGGCCAGCACGGGCGAGGCGCTGGGCACGGTGAAGAGCCGGATCCGGCGCGGGCTCTTGCGGCTGAAGGAGGGCCTCGAGAGCCTTCCGGAGTGCGCGCGATGA